The genomic window CGACAACGACAACGATAGGAGAGGAACAGCACGATTTCGATAAGAATAAGGAGGGAAAGATGGACAATTTACAGGTAAAATACGAAATCGCCGCAGCCGTGATCTGCAGGCAGGGAATTTTCCCGTTTCCGGTAAACGACACCACGCTGGCGATCCTCAAGGAGGCTATCGGCGATGTGGAAGCCGAACTCGACCTGATTGCCGCCTTCGAGAAGAAAGCTTCCCAGACCCTTGCCGAGCTTCTCGCATCGAGCGGAATGCCGGAACAATCCGTTGTCACCCTGGCCGATTCCCTCGCCAAGAAAGGCATCCTGTTCAATCAGCCCAATTCGGCGGGGACGATGGTCTATCGGGTGCTTCCGCTGATGATGGTGGGGCTCATGGAATACATGTTCATGGGGCCGCTCAAGTGGGACGAGCGGGAAAAACGGCTGGCAAACCTCTTTCAGACCCTCATCGATCAGGGCAGGGACCGGGTGCAGCAGAACTACGACGCCTTCGTTCCCCTGTTTCAAATGGCCCCGCCCGTTGACCGGACCGTTCCCGTTCGCTCGACCGACGATGGCAAACCCATCCGCGTCATCCCGGTCAACCGGCAGATTCAAGCGGAGGATACCGTCCTCTCGAGCCAGTCCGTCGAGGAAATCATCGACAAATTCGACGAGATTGCCGTAGGCCACTGTTTCTGCCGCCAGCGAAGGGCGCTGCTCGGAGAGCCTTGCCAAACCGCAGCGCCGGTGGAGAACTGTTTCACCTTCGGCAAGTCCGCCCGCCACACCGCAACCCAGGGGTTCGCCCGGATGATCGACAAGGCCGAAGCCCTCCGGATCATGCGGGAAGCCGAAGCCGCAGGGCTCGTCCACAAGGCGTTTCACCCGAACAGCCGGACGGACCGGCCGGAGACTTCCATCTGCAACTGCTGCAAGGATTGCTGCGATACGCTCCGAAGCTGGCGGGAAGGCGGATTCCCGTTGATCAACGCCACCCGGTACCTGTCGGTCATCGATGCAGAGCGCTGCTCCGGATGCGGCACCTGCGTGGACCGTTGCCCGATGGATGCCATCCGGCTCGCCGATTCGGGGAAGGCCGAGCGGGATGCGGCCTCATGCTTCGGCTGCGGCGTTTGCGCCCGCTTCTGCCCGGAAGAAGCCATCGCCCTTCAGGAAGGCGAACGGAAAGTCTTCATTCTCCCGCCCCGGTTGCGGCCCTGACAGACGATGACAGGCCATGATCATCGATCCGGTCACCCGACCGCAGGAACACGGCGTGCCTGTAGGGGCGACCGGCTGGTCGCCCGACCGCAGGGATACGGCATGCCTGTAGGGGCGACCGGCCGGTCGCCCGACCGCAGGAACACGGCGTGCCTGTAGGGGCGACCGGCTGGTCGCCCGACCGCAGGGATACGGCATGCCTGTAGGGGCGACCGGCCGGTCCCCCGACCGCAGGAACACGGCGTGCCTGTAGGGGCGACCGGCCGGTCGCCCCTACAAATGGCCGGAATCCCGCTCGATACCCGATGATCATACCCCACCCTGGAACGGCATCACCCGCCGTTTTCGGCCGCATCCAGGATCATCCGGACCTTTTCCAGCAGCGTCGTGACGGAAAACGGTTTCTGGATAAAGGATACGCCTTCGTCCAGAACGCCGTGATGGGCAATGACATTGGCCGTATAGCCGGACATGAACAGCGTCCGCAGACCAGGACATGCCTCCTGAAGCAGGACGCTGAGCTGCTGGCCGTTCATCTCGGGCATGATCACATCGGTGATCAGCAGATGAATTTCACCCGAATGGGCCCGGAACTTTTGAAGCGCTTCATCCGGGCTGTTCGCCGTCAGCACGGCATATCCGAACCGGCAAAGAACCTCTTCGGCCACTTCCAGGATAGCCGCGTCATCCTCCACGATCAGGATCGTTTCCTGGCCACCGACATGCCCGGCAGCAGCCGATTCCGGAATCACCTTGCAGTGCCCGTCGGTTCTCGGAAAATACATGCGAAAGGTCGATCCCTTCCCCGGTTCGCTGTACACATGAATCATGCCCGCATTCTGCCGGACAATCCCGTACACGGTCGCCAGGCCGAGCCCCGTGCCTTTGCCCTGTTCCTTGGTCGTGAAAAACGGCTCGAAAATGTGATCCACCAGATCCGGTTCCATGCCGCAACCTGTGTCGCTGACCGCGAGCATGACATAATCCCCGGGGAAAAAACCCGGATGACTCCGGCAATACGATTCATCCAGGGAGACATTCTGCGTTTCGATGGTCAGGGTGCCCGCATTCCCTTCGATGGCATCCCGACCGTTCACACAGAGGTTCACCAGAATCTGATCGATCTGGCCCGGGTCGATCCGGATGGGCCAGATTTCCTCTGTCGGCGCCCAGAAGAGGTTGATGTTCTCACCGATCAGTCGCTTGAGCATCGAAATCATGCCCGAAATGATTTCATTCAGATCCAGAACCCTCGGGCTTACGGTCTGTTTGCGTGCGAAGGCCAGCAACTGCCGGGTCAGATTCGCCGATCCTTCCGCAGCATTCTGGATGGCCAAAAGCCTTCTTCGAAGCACCGAATCCCGCCCGGCTTCTTCAAGCGCCATCTGGGTGAAGCCGAGAATGGCCTGGAGCTTGTTGTTGAAATCGTGGGCCACGCCGCCTGCAAGCCTGCCGATCGATTCGAGTTTCTGGGCCTGGCGGAGCTGCTCTTCGAGTTTCACACGCTCTTCTTCCGCCTGTTTCCAGGCGGTGATATCGATCAGATGGCTGACGACGAACATCGGAGCGCCATCGCTTCCGGCGATAAGCGCATTCTGGGCAATGGTCCAGATGACGCGACCGGACCGATGGATGTAGCGTTTTTCCGCCTGGGTGGCGATCATTTCCCCTTTCAGCATTTCGGCCCAGCGTTTCCTCCCGCCTTCCCGGTCTTCCGGATGGGTAAAATCATTGAAAGACCGGCCGACCAGCTCTTCGGCTGAATACCCGAGGATCGTACAGATACTGTCGTTGACCTGCAGAAATTTTCGCTGCGTGTCAATGACGGCCATGCCGACCGGCGCATGCTGAAACACGATCCGGAAAAGCCGCTCGCTCTCCTGGAGAGCGGCCT from Desulfatirhabdium butyrativorans DSM 18734 includes these protein-coding regions:
- a CDS encoding 4Fe-4S binding protein; translated protein: MGQEEEEEEEQHDFDFDYDYDNDNDNDNDRERERDNTITITITTTTTTTIGEEQHDFDKNKEGKMDNLQVKYEIAAAVICRQGIFPFPVNDTTLAILKEAIGDVEAELDLIAAFEKKASQTLAELLASSGMPEQSVVTLADSLAKKGILFNQPNSAGTMVYRVLPLMMVGLMEYMFMGPLKWDEREKRLANLFQTLIDQGRDRVQQNYDAFVPLFQMAPPVDRTVPVRSTDDGKPIRVIPVNRQIQAEDTVLSSQSVEEIIDKFDEIAVGHCFCRQRRALLGEPCQTAAPVENCFTFGKSARHTATQGFARMIDKAEALRIMREAEAAGLVHKAFHPNSRTDRPETSICNCCKDCCDTLRSWREGGFPLINATRYLSVIDAERCSGCGTCVDRCPMDAIRLADSGKAERDAASCFGCGVCARFCPEEAIALQEGERKVFILPPRLRP
- a CDS encoding PAS domain S-box protein — encoded protein: MQQKPTYEELEQFAEIFAMSLDMICIADIRSARFLRINAAFTRSLGYPEAELLGRSFLEFVHPDDVEATVAILRDRLQQGENVLSFTNRYRCSDGRYIWLEWLSHPDAAKGITYAVARDITDRVETEQALLESRRRLLDIVDFLPDATLAIDADKRVILWNRAIERMTGIPASEMIGKGDYAYTIPFYGRPREQLMDLIWVDDERIAANYPAIRREGDTLVAEAFSNALYGGKGAWIWMKASPLYDAKGNIAGAIESIRDITTIRQAEAALQESERLFRIVFQHAPVGMAVIDTQRKFLQVNDSICTILGYSAEELVGRSFNDFTHPEDREGGRKRWAEMLKGEMIATQAEKRYIHRSGRVIWTIAQNALIAGSDGAPMFVVSHLIDITAWKQAEEERVKLEEQLRQAQKLESIGRLAGGVAHDFNNKLQAILGFTQMALEEAGRDSVLRRRLLAIQNAAEGSANLTRQLLAFARKQTVSPRVLDLNEIISGMISMLKRLIGENINLFWAPTEEIWPIRIDPGQIDQILVNLCVNGRDAIEGNAGTLTIETQNVSLDESYCRSHPGFFPGDYVMLAVSDTGCGMEPDLVDHIFEPFFTTKEQGKGTGLGLATVYGIVRQNAGMIHVYSEPGKGSTFRMYFPRTDGHCKVIPESAAAGHVGGQETILIVEDDAAILEVAEEVLCRFGYAVLTANSPDEALQKFRAHSGEIHLLITDVIMPEMNGQQLSVLLQEACPGLRTLFMSGYTANVIAHHGVLDEGVSFIQKPFSVTTLLEKVRMILDAAENGG